agtacatgtcagtaatactaaattatttaaataatagtaatcgtttactaaaaaaactaattgaaaaagGACCCCTTGAACCccttcgctggctacgtccttgtggTGGTGGGGGAATTTATACATACAACAAAGACTTGCTCATATTTTCTAATGTTTTCCGTCTTTCTAGTCTGAGTGATGAAACCACGACAAAAtaagaaaagtataaaacaaatcttGTTTGAATACTAATGAAGCGATTATCTTTCTTCTGGCGTTTTGAAATAAGATAACTGAATTATCAATTGTATATACATAGACTTCTAGATCTGCGCAGGAGTGCTCACCTCACGTAGTTAGTCTGATCATTCTCACAATAACTAAAGATGAAAGAAAAACGTCGAAGTACCAGAATAGGTTTCTCTTCAGTACAAAAACTTGTAATCCCAAACAGGAACTCGCATATCGAAGGTCAAAACACACGCAGAGGGAAAATATTCAAggttttttggtttaatttaacgTGGAAAAGTTGGGCAATTAAACCAATTCGCAGGTTTAGGATTGTGTCTTTTATGTAATCGGATTTTCCTGGATCGTTAGGCGTTATACGAGCCGGTGCAGCTAAGCGCGCAGTTGCATCACTTCCAGTAGACAGTGGCAGGGCAGGGGACCTCTTGCGTCCTTGCGTCACTCTTCGACATGGCCCCGTCCGCGGTACTCGCCCCGACCCTCGCCCTCCTGGCTGCCTTGCTGCTGGCCGCCCACGCTGCCAAGATACGTGAGTATACAGCACATCAGTGTTACTAATGAATGCTAATCAGTTAAGTGAAATGAATTACACACAAACACTAAGTGAAATTCTAAGCTACTACAAATGTTTTGTCTGTATTATTGTCTCTCATATACATAAGTAGGAGCATTTTGATGGCGCAAGAAGTAAATTTTTCACCCAAGTACCAACATATTTCTCCAGATCGTTTctgacaatttttattaaatctttccATTATCAACTTTATTACAAgtttctaaattttcatttttattaacatttaaatttttgctgAACATTCAACTTAAACCATGACAATCCATCAAGATGTTTGGCGTGCAAGTATGACCTGTGAATACATCCATACTATTctctcattttttttattgtttcctaaCTTTGGAATTGAAACccatttaactataaatttattcgTAGCCATACGCGGGTTGTGTCATAAAAAAGTTTTACGAACTGTGCATCCCGCGTTAAAACTATGTTAACAATAATCACGAGATATTTTGGTCCTGATAATAGATGTTAAGTGACACTCAAAACTCCTTACATCGGGTTATCATCACTTAACTGCAGATATGTCCCAAAAGCGGTCGAAATGTTTTAAGATTCTAATTGTGTTAACAAAGTTTTGTCTTGATGTGAACCGATAATCTTAAAAGACAATCTAAACCCATTGCATTTTAGTCTTAGTCATACCATACGCGGTGTGTGCCATGACAAGTTTTACGCACTGTTCACCCAGCGTTAAACTGTGTTAACACAAGAATTATGATCACGAGATGTTTTGGCCATgacaatgttatttatttttaataacgtgTAGTTGCCATAAAATTAGcttttctcaaataattattttaatttaaattaatatttatcatttctaTCGCGTTAGACagataaaatactataaattaatttcctggaatagaaaagtttacaaaatatttaatattcattttcagttgaaataaatgtaaaatccaatttttaatatCCCTTGAATATTCTGAGACAGGGTTGCAGGAAAGTGAATTTAATTCCGATAAAGAATCTGCAAAGCCAGTATGCACCAGCCAGATGAAGGTGAGCTGGATGTCGATAAAACCAGAGTATATACAATTTACATACGCCGCCGCGCTGGCGAGGCTGTTTTATATTCAATGTCACTTATAACTGGCGGGAACAGGTGCCTTTGAGCTGCTTTGTTTCTGAGCAGTTGGCAGCTTGGGGTCTCTAATAATTTGATAATTGtgtaaatatgtttctaaaaaacatttctaTCGATGTTGGTATAAGATTTGTCATAATACTTTACAACGTATCATAACGCTttcaaagttgaaatttttattaataattgaccTTTGTGCTAAAAATTCAATTTGACATAAAAACCCATAGTATCTGATGATCGGAGACAAATGACCGGATGTTCTTCGAGGACAATGAGCAGACAAGGTTAAAGGAAGAATACTCGGGTCCATATATACCAGAGGATCCACGGTCACGTCAGTTACGCTGCACGCGTAATTAATTAATTCCTGCGTAAAGAGAAGGACAGACATGTAGAGATTTGCATTCCGCGCAGATCGACCATCCCTCATATGTAGTTCTTCAAAAACAGTTAGACAACATCCAGGACGGGAGCAATGAGCATACACGTCCCGTAGTAATAATAGATGTATCACTTCTTCCTCTCCAATctatatacagtacataaaaatgaatgtttgtgtgtatgtcctttatagactcagaaactatttgacagttcgttatgaaaatctgtatgtttatgtatttttacacggggaaggtttatatgctatgcccattgatgtaacttaccacaaggcagcgctgcaaaatataaaggttttcaaattgcctgcacattataaactgcaactacaagacagttacgtatattaaattgccaaacactaatttattatgtatatttgtcttaaaaataaacttctggCTGAACTTAAAGCtggagtgttagaccactttttaataaagtacatgtgcgtTGTGCGTGTACAGTGGCTATagacatacacttttgacagattttcttgatcgtggcaacaaggtcaAACTCTACATcgccgttggaaatataattcacttgaaccagaagcgtgcgaagccgcgagaaacagctagtaatatataaaaaggaTAAAGCCAAGCTACGGCCAAATGTATTCGGCCACTACGCCGTTCTGCGCTTGTGTTAGCGTTCCGAACGGGCCAGGCTGCGTTCGGCTGCGCCCGTGATTTGAACATTCCCCATGCTACGTACTGGAGACGGCTACACCGACCTGCAGAATGCACGTCACTACTTTTTCTTCATTACAACCAAACCCTCTGTCGGTCTTTTAAATATCGTCTTGAACGAAAGAAAGCACATCGTGAAATTATTCCGCATTCCTTCTAAGATACGAGAAAAATATGTTTCTCAGTAAACTAAGCAATGTACGAAACTGGCCTTGCTAAGCCCGCATATTGTCAATTGGATGAACACAAAAccttctattttatttaataagagtaTAAAGCCAGCCCAAAGTGCCATCCTCCTTACTTGCAGTCATCTTGACAATTTTACCCATAGCAAATAACGATGCTCGTCAACAGTGAGTGTTGCCACGCCAAATATCTACGCGGCAAACGCACACAGACCATTTACATTGTAGTTCcgattttaagtaaatattgatatttgCATATTCTCTTGAAGTACTATTTACTTAATCCACACCTCTTGCTACTTCTCGTAAACAcatattgttttgaatataacgATATTCCATTGCCAGTTTTTATACTTgctatcaatttttaaattggaatattttatgaATGCATAGATCTCAATTCTAACTAAAAATATTGCACTCCACGACATCATAGGTGGAGTGATATTGCAGAAACGACAGTGCATCGTATTTGTATCGGTGCTATGACAGATATTGTTTCACTCGCATAAACAACTGTAGCAAAGgccaaatatttaaaaccatcCCTTTCCTCCTAACGAACGAATCTATTGCTTTAACTCTGCAGTCCCCCTAATAGAATAGTTTTTGGATAAAACAATCAAACCACAATTGCATATAGTAAAATGTCTAATTCCGTTAATACAAACGTAGTTAGTCTTTTGTGAATGAAATACTGTATTTTGATTTTCAGAATTTAACTTACGTAAGCTAAACCATAGATATGTGATACAACTGATCATTTAGGGACtccaatttaacaaaattaatattgttaccGTGAAAAATTTCTTACGCCAGCTCTTCTGCAGCAGACAGTTTAGTACATACGGTAAGTGTTGAACGTCGCGTCGCTTGTTGTCCATTTGGCTGATACACAAGGTGAGCTTGTGCCGAAGTAAAATAACACTTGAACAACTGATACAATTGAACAATTCGATACAAATCTAATTTGCTATTCACacagtttacattaaaaacagttataataCAACAAACATTAGTTACAAGCGAGTAAGTATTAATCCACGAAAATTGCAACCTGTTCCATTGCCTTCTGGATCACCAAGTTTGCAGTTAGTTCTCACACATGTGTAAAAATAATGCAAGGTGTCACATATCGTGACTGATGAAAGTAAAATTGCAccttgttaataaatattataaaaacaatgctCCTAAAATTGAACCATGTTCTATTTGTACTAGTTTGGATAAATTGCCTATGCAATCGATTACTTAATTATGAACCCAGCAGTCATTataatctaacttttaatataattaagactacaattaatttgtaaagaaGGATCTGATATggctgtataataaaaaattatggttgcctgtaaagtcggttttacgggcgaagattttacgtgacaacgtctttttctcggtagaatatttattgatatgaatattattaaattgcacaataggaacaaggaattgaatgaaaataagaattgcacaaattttaactatagaaatatattttgtttactaaaacattgtacataatttgaaattaattaaaatttgttattgtaaatggtaaagttgaataaaacatttactaaaattggaatttgaaattcttgctaaacacagttaaattctaactccgcgcgtggtgattggtcggtttagttcgtttgtttggtcgcactgttatgacaggttagaggttataatttgttattttaaatgtttgactagcaatacgcgctgtttcttctcaatcgactgaattacgattgattgcagagtgatttaaactaataatttacttaacactatcaacatttgtcaatagtatgacataacctataaactcagtttctcaacttttgtgtcaatctaacaattaatcaatcaatcatagtttacgataatgaaatatcagtgtacctacaattatttacctttattgttgtagttgttgtaaatgacgaatctaagcactccacattttcacgaataaacatagttatctgctttatcccgtgcggcggacccacagttatctgctttatcccgtgcggcggacccactggacgggcatcgtaacgttaccgggcgttacactttttcatgagtgactccgagccgcaacctaatttaagacgttgtcacgtcaaaaactttGTACTTACTCTAATCCTAACATCATAATGTTGTGTTTTAATTACCCGTACCGAGAATCCTAGAAAGATAGCCTTTACCAAGGTATTCCCATCTTTACTAACCTAATGTTTGCTAATTAATAAATCTTTGCattccatatatttttttcaagagATGGATGATGGGTTTCTCGTATTTCATAGAATAATACGGGATTCTCAGCGTCCCAAAATAGTACTCTTTTCTTTCATAGACAAATAATTTAGAATAGCAACAAAGGTGACCTCCGAACCACCACCATGTTCGGGTAGACGAGACAAGGTCACCCACGTAAGGAGCAGCCATGTTGTTGTTCGATTCGGTGTCTTACGACAATCGATATAGTCTAGTCAAGGTCACGAGTGGCGAAATACGGTGTCTGGAATATTCGGAAAAGTGGATAAAAGTATCATTCACATTCGAGTActgtattacttattaaatttatttatagaaaaactgtCCGAAGGTGTAATTGTATCACAATTGTACAATTAGTACCAGACATAGCAACACATTTCTTTCTTTACTTGCTAAGCAAGGGAGAGAGGACTATCAATATATCTATTGATATCTGGATATCCATACTAGAATGTCATGCGGATCGTCGTGGTTTTATTGCATTAATatcgaattaaaaattaaatcttaaaaagaaTTCATAAGCAATGTGAATTATGCTGTTTAATGGCCTTAAGTGATTAAAATGCAATAACACTCGTTAGAGCTGTTCGTAGGGCATTTTTAGTTTGCACAATTAACAATGTGggatttttttaaaccataaaaaataaaactacgtttcgaatATATTTACAGTAGATTAACGCCAGCTATGTTTATAAGCTAATAAACAGTGGCACATGTCTTTGGAACTGTGATACTGATCTCTGCTCGTGAATCGGAGTAAATATGgggaatcattaaaaaaaaatatacacattttaaatgttatcctTTTATATCACGTCACGTCTTGATACAAAGCGgggaaagttataaaaatatatttttaaaatgtagggAGTTTGTGCGTTTGTAGGGAGAATGACCATGAAAAGATGAATAGTTTTCTTATTGACTGTAAACGTTTCTTGGAATAGATCCAAATCTCTAGTCCAACAGCTGCAAGGTATTCTACACACTTTACCTTGCCGTCATCTTTTCATTCGCAATGACTTCCTGTCGATGTCGCTGGAATAGGAGAGGAATACTCGTAATTCTATTTCGATATCTACTTTCAACTCTTGTAATATTTAACTTGGGTAATGCAACTTTGTTTGGTAATTTGGCTGAAAAAAGAATTACGATAATGTACTTCATCaaggggtttttaaataaaaaaaattgcctaTCTTCTTAAGCAACGGCTAACATTCAACCCATATCCTAACAATACCCACGCTTATGCCTCGTTCCACTCGTTCCATATTTGAGCCAAAAGCAGTTAAACCACAACTGTTTAGTTtttcaattcttaaaaatatcttattgtgtattataatatatcttgTGTATGCAAATATCTTATTGTGTATTTCCTACATGTCTGAATTGTGTAATAAGCTTTTTCACTCGTAACATAGATAATGGTATAATACTTGATAAAACTATTCTTGGAATATATCCAAATCTCTAGTGCAACAGCTGGAAGGTATTCTACACACTTTAGCTTGCCTTGGATTTTAGAAACTTGACATTTGTTCCTCTCAATCCAAGGAAGAACTATTGATTTTGGAACCAAAGGCCAAATCATAAAGGTCCGTGTGCATAAATGTACGTTTGTGCGAAAACTACTTTGTTTTGTTCTGTCTTTCGATACTCCATATATCgatgtatacttttaaattttacacccGTGCGTCTTTTCTACCACcaatttcttcttcttccaaAAAAGTACCAATGCAATTTTGAAATGGACACAtggtctaaaaataaaacaaaataatagttggACAAAGAATAacaatatatgttgttaataagtatgaattgtaaaatataattttataactcatTGTTGAAAGTATTACAAACCGATAGTTCTATTATACAAGTTAAAAACAGATTATGTCTTCTATATAACAATTCTACTAAATCTGACAGGACTGCCAAAGTCATATGCGATTTTCAGTCATGGAGTTAtactttagaataatatttaatttgacgtGATGTAGATGTAAGTCGAAAGCATATTATTAAGGCGTGATGACGTTgttaaacaaaaacacataatgTTCCTCATTGACATTGAATAACTAGGAGATGATGTTAAGTTTTCGCAGTTATTAATTTGTCTCACTTCTAATTCATTTCTAACTAACTACACAATAATTACCAGCGATAGACGCTAGCTATCTCAGGATCGCAGTCGCGCCTGTCATACTTAGCCGATAACAAACCAAACAAGTAATGCAGCGCGATTATCGCTCCAAATCATCTGTTACTAGTTTGTAGCTCTCTCTCCTAAAAAGCGAGAGTGGAGCTCCGTTTCCTCATAGCTGTTAGTAGCCTTAAGCTCTGCATTAAAACGGATGCAGCTGCAACACAATAAGGAAGCTATAATGCCAATTGTAATAGCTAGTAGAGACTATAGGTGGGTTGTCTGTTGTGAGAGCGCCACTGCCCTGTCTCAGAGTTTCGCCACTGTTGGGTAACAGCGCATAATGTCCGGTCGCGTGACCAAGCTGTGCACTTAACTCGTGTAACCTGAATCGCTTGCTTACTGAAGTAATAATTACTGTATTAGGGGTAATTATGTGAACTGTCAGACAACTATCCATTCCAATAAACACTCTTGAAGTAAGCGATGGTTAATAACTAACACAAATTGATTTCCTTATGGATAGAAACTTCTCAATTATGATATAAAGGACAATTTAAAGTCACAATAATTTACTTCTTCGATTTTTCTTTATAAGTAATAACGAGTACCTACTTGAGCTTGGATCTATACAACATTCTTGAAAGTTACCTTACTTCCTACATTGCAAAAAGAATCGTAAGGTTTATCCAAAGatacaaacttattttttatagaaaggtAGAGAAAATTGGCACCGTAATAAAAACGTCAGTCTAATTTAAAGTAAACAGCACACTTTAGGATTATATCttacaagtttaattaaaacttttgcaattaatgttttattactatatgTAATGTGTgcatgttttaagtattttataaggcATAATGAAAGTGATGCGTAATTAgatcttaattaatacaaaattggaAAAAGTGACTGTATTTTAGTATCATCTAccatagttcttgtcgactgcttcaatAGGAGTCTTatgtcaaattctgaccttcttatgttttagaacattttataagGCAGATTAGTACTTGcctaattgctgaaatctaaacCTATAAAATTGTGGTTTTTCTTTAGACATTATACTCACAAAAACGTAACCTGAGACGCCCCAGGGCATTGCTGGACGACCCTACCTAGGCGCTTCACTCATCTAGACTTGCTGTCCATCCTCAAACTCTGCCGACCAcgtacataatttttattgttcatcTATTTGTTATCGACTTGACTCCATTCGACAAACGTACCATTCTGTCCCAGCACTAAAGTGTATGCTAAAATACACTGATGTTTCTACTCTCCAGCAGTCATTGGGGCatttgtttcagaagctgctctgAGGGGAACCACCCCGTCCATCCTTCACGGTTTAGTTCAGTTcattcactataaatgtaaacaaattaaaaacaacaaacaatgtttacacagaacagttgattacatctGACAGGCtcgttcaattaatattacacaacttcaGAAACCAAGATGGCATTTTTCGTTACTTTAAAAACGAGTGGGGCGTAGCCTTGAGGAATGTTCAAAATAAGAACAGGTCTACATTCATCCCAGGGACTATAAGAACgtccatataaaatttaagaacaattggttgaatagtttacgcgtgaaaacaggactttcacatttacaatattatattaggaTAGGATATTAACTCAAATTTCGGTATATAAAagatggtactttgggattataccgaccacaccagtttgaggaacacaaaaatataaatttatagaaacaaacattatagaacgaaaaaaacaaatctttaattacaaaattacaacggttatcaattgttaatgggtttcctgtgacgcccagaatgcagcaatatcaaggatgagtgagtatagtggatttccgccttcagccgcaACTTCCGACCGCCACATGTATTCAGCTAGGTATGAGTCAAGATGGTGTCGTGCTGTTCGTCGTTGTTTTTTATTACGCCATTTAGCTGAACCCCACATTCGCTCAATCTGTTGAGTATTAGCACCAGTTTCCGGGTCGACAAAATTGTATCGATGGCACCAGCTGAaagggcggcgagactctgcagtcacgttatctactagaccgctcgactttgacctttgtctgaggatggggaggggtttgcgataagacaattcctgctttatattgacgaaatattgttctacgctaatctagtaatcagtagaagcaaaatgtcaaataacgattcatgtctgggtgtggtcggtataatcccaaaatacctaaaagattattaatacttaaatatatacttaaaaacaagttttgtctAGCCTTCATAGAAATAGCTACcacataaaattatagttttgtttgaaattattgcCATAAACAATCTACTATACATATAATCTGTAATACACTTTGTTTGTTATTGtgctataataaatttaattgctgCTTAACTATTACTTGTGGTATtcattaacacgttcacgacgtcAGCGTTTTTTCCAGAATGTTTTATTTGCCaccaaatttttcaataataatggcaaataaCCGTAATCGGGTTTTTACGTCAAACGGCTAAGTATAACGAGAAAGgtatgtaggcttcgcaattttgcacaaaatcaattatgtaatttttaaaaatttttctgtgTAACCAAGGAGcagaaaaaataacttaaaaattaagcaaaagtGGGCTCGACGGGGTACACGATTGTTATTTAAGTGCGGGATTAAATTTAGCAAAACCAAggcaggcaaacaataaaaacgcaataatgaagtgcatagcaacgtgtaccctAACGGGCGCACGATGCGACGCACTTTGCGAAAGCCCGGTATGTACCCGATTGGGTACATGGCGGCAGTTGAAAGATCGCGTGTACTCGATGGGGTACACGTTGTCGGGAACGTGTTaactgaattgtttattttttcagtacTCCTATTATGTATTAGAAGAATGATTACTCTGATGATGTATTACTACTACATAAGTGAATACTTTTCACACTTTTTACCATGAATTGCTTATACTTGTGTTTTCTTTCAAACAGCGGATTATATCCCAATGTGCAAGAGAGATGTGCCTGACTTTGACAAGTGCCTGCTCAATACAGTTGAGGTAGTTCGGCCCCATTTGGCAAAGGGTAAGTGAATACACTAAAGTATCTTTTggcgttttgtatttttttagacaaTAAGCTATTTGAAGGTTAATTTTAAGAGAGAACAAGTACTAGCTAGCATCTAACCATGCATTTTAGGCTCCTCCTTAAACATGGCAATACAGTTTAAAACTGcgttaaaatatgaatttgtcCAAAATCGATAAATGTTTCACTTCGAAAACTTGGAGTTTAGTGTCTCAATGCTAgtgaatacttaaaaatacaattaactgttAATATAATTCAGTATAGATTTTCCTACAAGACATTCcacattgaatataaattataaaccattcgTATTAACAGATAATCATACTTTTAACAACGTATTAGAATTTAAATACTGTACTCTAATGTAGGTTTTTGAAGTAAATGGATTTGAAACGAGTTTCTAttaataacacagttttaaactttgttcCAATATTAAAAGCAGAGCTTCAGATGCGCAAGCTGTAGCTAACTTGCTTACCCtcttaataattagtttaattttaattacatttcaagcACTAGTTGTGAATTAAAAGCTTAATTACTTGAACAGAAAGACTTTCTCTCAATGCATacaatgatgttttttttttattttgtaggcaTTCCCAAGTTGAAAGTCCCTGCTCTTGAACCACTGACTATTCCGGCCTTGGAGATCAACAGGAACAATGAAGCCCTGCAAGTTAAGGCTAAACTCAAAGATATTAAGGCGTTTGGAGGCACCGGCTTTGTGGTAGATAGACTGAAGTGAGTaacataatatatgaaatatttattattaagtaataattttttgtaattctgGTTACAAATATGACTGTAGTTTCGTAAGTGattaaaattgaacttatttTCCTGCAATCGATACCATAGCAGATGATAATTGCTTTAGACAGAAATAGTCGAAATAAATACCTATTTATAAAAGCTCATTATTTAAAGTTGCTTAAAAGCtacaactataatattataacacattataaaCAGATGCTATTGATTGGTCTTACTCAACTCTACACAACCAGTAGCAGAGCAATACACGTTAACCTTGCATCAGGAGTTTGATCCACTTTCTCTGCCATCTAGATATTCAAGCCGCTCCTCAAGGTGTGCCATGTTCGTATGATCTGTGTGGTGCCTCTTACATGTGCTGTACACATTGGGTTAATCAGTAACCACAAATTAAGACTGCATCCCAGCAGTTGTCACAAACTTGAGGGCTTCAAATACTGGTACTATTAAAACAGATTCTCAGCTAACGTCGATACGTGTGTTACAGAACAGACATAGACAAGTTGGCACTAGATGTGTCGGTCACTATCCCAGAGTTGAGAGTCACAGCAGACTATGATGTGGACGGCCGACTGCTCGTCATCCCTCTCAGGGGAAAAGGCATATTTAAGGGAAACTTCAGTTAGTATACTTTTCAGACAGCAATATATAAGTTTACATAGTTATATTATCAACCAAAGTTAAATAGTCTGTAATATTTGGATTTAGGTTGTTTATTTGAAGATTGCTATTAGAACACAAATAGGAAAATAAAGTAAGATGTTGGTGGCTAAATTGTCTAGTAGTTATTGTGGTTTgaaaacaattatgtaatattCAGTAATTAGTAAAATCACATATCACAATAATGGTTTACATTCAATTCGTTAATACGATATTAATTAGGAACTAACACAGTcttgatatgttttatttcagatGCTTATGAGGTTTAATAAATAAGTCTAATATACCATTGTGCTATCATTTCATCAGCATTAAAA
The Homalodisca vitripennis isolate AUS2020 chromosome 4, UT_GWSS_2.1, whole genome shotgun sequence DNA segment above includes these coding regions:
- the LOC124359596 gene encoding circadian clock-controlled protein daywake-like, which produces MAPSAVLAPTLALLAALLLAAHAAKIPDYIPMCKRDVPDFDKCLLNTVEVVRPHLAKGIPKLKVPALEPLTIPALEINRNNEALQVKAKLKDIKAFGGTGFVVDRLKTDIDKLALDVSVTIPELRVTADYDVDGRLLVIPLRGKGIFKGNFTNSKADVKATGKLIKNKKGVQYMQVKDLNVRLTVGGQKVRFINKGNRDTEAITQTVMNFYNQNRQQVTEIIMPIVEETVIAFMRQFANTILRSVPFSEILPK